From Rutidosis leptorrhynchoides isolate AG116_Rl617_1_P2 chromosome 3, CSIRO_AGI_Rlap_v1, whole genome shotgun sequence, a single genomic window includes:
- the LOC139897924 gene encoding F-box/FBD/LRR-repeat protein At1g13570-like isoform X1 produces the protein MNVRFMELIQGTRDDSNLSTKDNDDIISSMPNIVITDILNRLPIQDAVRTSILARNWRLKWTLLTQLVFDYAFIRYLVKRHHKRNNVGDDNWYDEKNISGLFPHLMGPITKFVLSIPYSKVLDVKNFYDWALILSRKGTMEFTLENSNDEMVELPTHIFSCLNLTHLKLCNCHFPSAPSSFCGFHNLLSLDVSHVTFASGFGESITNSPLLEILKIHDEEQPIEKLNLDEIFKLKNLKILSLSLYAIDSMEIPNSLSVHGGPYFPNLEELFLSLGDNEGGVEEIVSGKLLCDSFSCVKSLTLTLVDFDSSVVLRFMYEIIWGLPNLQTLTIEGLYSDYEDQSLELCTSTGQLQLLNVVFENFEGSENELFFIKNLLSCTPLLKTFTIRPDLNLLFPGAYKEKFKLAKKLLRFHRASAIADVDLDWS, from the exons ATGAATGTCAGATTCATGGAACTTATTCAAGGGACTCGGGATGATTCCAACTTGTCAACAAAagataatgatgatattattagcAGCATGCCAAATATTGTGATAACTGACATTCTGAATCGTTTGCCTATACAAGATGCTGTAAGGACTAGTATCTTGGCGAGAAACTGGAGGCTTAAGTGGACTTTGCTCACCCAACTCGTTTTTGATTATGCTTTCATTAGGTATTTAGTAAAACGACATCATAAACGAAATAATGTAGGAGATGATAATTGGTATGATGAGAAAAATATAAGTGGACTTTTTCCTCATCTTATGGGTCCCATAACAAAATTTGTCCTCAGTATACCGTATAGTAAGGTACTTGATGTCAAGAATTTTTATGATTGGGCTCTGATTTTGTCTAGAAAAGGAACTATGGAATTCACGCTTGAGAATAGCAATGACGAAATGGTCGAGTTGCCGACCCATATTTTCTCATGTCTTAACTTGACTCATTTGAAGCTTTGTAATTGTCACTTTCCTTCAGCCCCCTCTAGCTTTTGtggttttcataatcttttgagttTGGATGTATCTCATGTAACATTTGCTAGTGGATTTGGTGAAAGTATCACTAATAGCCCTTTACTTGAGATATTAAAAATACATGATGAAGAACAACCTATTGAAAAACTGAATCTAGATGAGATTTtcaaacttaaaaatctcaagatttTATCCTTGTCATTGTATGCGATTGATAGTATGGAGATCCCAAATTCTTTAAGCGTTCATGGTGGACCTTATTTTCCAAACCTTGAAGAGCTTTTTTTGAGTTTAGGGGATAATGAG GGTGGCGTAGAAGAAATAGTTTCTGGAAAGTTGTTGTGCGACTCATTTTCATGTGTGAAGAGTCTTACTTTAACACTTGTAGATTTTGACTCGAGTGTTGTGTTACGATTCATGTATGAAATAATTTGGGGATTACCAAATTTGCAGACCCTTACGATCGAA GGTTTATATAGCGATTATGAAGATCAATCACTTGAATTATGTACTTCAACGGGGCAGTTGCAGCTATTGAATGTAGTGTTTGAGAACTTTGAAGGTTCAGAGAATGAATTATTTTTTATCAAGAATTTACTTTCTTGTACCCCTCTGCTAAAAACGTTTACTATTCGTCCTGATCTAAACCTACTCTTTCCTGGTGCTTACAAAGAGAAGTTTAAGCTTGCTAAAAAGTTGTTGAGGTTTCATAGAGCCTCCGCCATAGCTGATGTAGATCTTGATTGGTCATAA
- the LOC139897924 gene encoding F-box/FBD/LRR-repeat protein At1g13570-like isoform X2, whose protein sequence is MELIQGTRDDSNLSTKDNDDIISSMPNIVITDILNRLPIQDAVRTSILARNWRLKWTLLTQLVFDYAFIRYLVKRHHKRNNVGDDNWYDEKNISGLFPHLMGPITKFVLSIPYSKVLDVKNFYDWALILSRKGTMEFTLENSNDEMVELPTHIFSCLNLTHLKLCNCHFPSAPSSFCGFHNLLSLDVSHVTFASGFGESITNSPLLEILKIHDEEQPIEKLNLDEIFKLKNLKILSLSLYAIDSMEIPNSLSVHGGPYFPNLEELFLSLGDNEGGVEEIVSGKLLCDSFSCVKSLTLTLVDFDSSVVLRFMYEIIWGLPNLQTLTIEGLYSDYEDQSLELCTSTGQLQLLNVVFENFEGSENELFFIKNLLSCTPLLKTFTIRPDLNLLFPGAYKEKFKLAKKLLRFHRASAIADVDLDWS, encoded by the exons ATGGAACTTATTCAAGGGACTCGGGATGATTCCAACTTGTCAACAAAagataatgatgatattattagcAGCATGCCAAATATTGTGATAACTGACATTCTGAATCGTTTGCCTATACAAGATGCTGTAAGGACTAGTATCTTGGCGAGAAACTGGAGGCTTAAGTGGACTTTGCTCACCCAACTCGTTTTTGATTATGCTTTCATTAGGTATTTAGTAAAACGACATCATAAACGAAATAATGTAGGAGATGATAATTGGTATGATGAGAAAAATATAAGTGGACTTTTTCCTCATCTTATGGGTCCCATAACAAAATTTGTCCTCAGTATACCGTATAGTAAGGTACTTGATGTCAAGAATTTTTATGATTGGGCTCTGATTTTGTCTAGAAAAGGAACTATGGAATTCACGCTTGAGAATAGCAATGACGAAATGGTCGAGTTGCCGACCCATATTTTCTCATGTCTTAACTTGACTCATTTGAAGCTTTGTAATTGTCACTTTCCTTCAGCCCCCTCTAGCTTTTGtggttttcataatcttttgagttTGGATGTATCTCATGTAACATTTGCTAGTGGATTTGGTGAAAGTATCACTAATAGCCCTTTACTTGAGATATTAAAAATACATGATGAAGAACAACCTATTGAAAAACTGAATCTAGATGAGATTTtcaaacttaaaaatctcaagatttTATCCTTGTCATTGTATGCGATTGATAGTATGGAGATCCCAAATTCTTTAAGCGTTCATGGTGGACCTTATTTTCCAAACCTTGAAGAGCTTTTTTTGAGTTTAGGGGATAATGAG GGTGGCGTAGAAGAAATAGTTTCTGGAAAGTTGTTGTGCGACTCATTTTCATGTGTGAAGAGTCTTACTTTAACACTTGTAGATTTTGACTCGAGTGTTGTGTTACGATTCATGTATGAAATAATTTGGGGATTACCAAATTTGCAGACCCTTACGATCGAA GGTTTATATAGCGATTATGAAGATCAATCACTTGAATTATGTACTTCAACGGGGCAGTTGCAGCTATTGAATGTAGTGTTTGAGAACTTTGAAGGTTCAGAGAATGAATTATTTTTTATCAAGAATTTACTTTCTTGTACCCCTCTGCTAAAAACGTTTACTATTCGTCCTGATCTAAACCTACTCTTTCCTGGTGCTTACAAAGAGAAGTTTAAGCTTGCTAAAAAGTTGTTGAGGTTTCATAGAGCCTCCGCCATAGCTGATGTAGATCTTGATTGGTCATAA
- the LOC139897925 gene encoding L-ascorbate oxidase homolog isoform X1 → MMEQTTKMSSFLVSVLVLLVFQVTNGEDAYRFFSWNVTYGDIYPLGVKQQGILINGQFPGPQIESVTNENLVVNVFNSLDEPFLLSWNGIMQRRNSWQDGVFGTNCPIPPGRNFTYNLQVKDQIGSFFYFPSLAFHKAAGGFGGIKIASRSVIPVPFAPPAGDYTILTGDWFKQNHTDLKAILDNGHDLPFPDGILINGRGSNGFTFNVDQGKTYRFRISNVGLTTSVNFRIQGHKLTLVEVEGTHSLQNTYDSIDLHLGQSYSVLVTADQPPKDYYIVVSSRFTTPVLTTTSALHYSNSVSGLDGAPPGGPTFQIDWSVNQARSLRRNLTASGPRPNPQGSYHYGMINTTRTIRLMNTAPVIGGKQRYAVNGVSFIIPDTPLKLADYFKISGVYNLGGIQDNPSGGANLQTAVMLADFRGFVEVVFENPEDTVQSWHVDGHHFFVVGMDAGQWSAASRTGYNLRDTISRVTVQVYPKSWTAVYMPLDNVGMWNVRSENWARQYLGQQFYLRVYSPANSWRDEAPIPNNVLLCGRAVGRQP, encoded by the exons ATGATGGAGCAAACGACCAAAATGTCGTCGTTTTTGGTGTCGGTGTTAGTTTTGCTAGTATTTCAGGTCACAAATGGTGAAGATGCATATAGGTTCTTTAGTTGGAATGTTACTTATGGTGATATTTATCCTCTTGGAGTTAAACAACAG GGAATATTGATAAATGGACAGTTTCCAGGTCCGCAGATTGAGTCTGTTACAAATGAGAATTtggttgttaatgttttcaatagtTTGGATGAACCATTTCTTCTTTCATG GAATGGGATTATGCAAAGGAGAAACTCATGGCAAGATGGTGTTTTCGGAACAAACTGCCCGATCCCACCTGGCCGAAACTTCACTTATAATCTTCAAGTCAAAGATCAAATTGGCAGCTTCTTTTACTTCCCTTCACTTGCATTTCACAAAGCTGCGGGAGGCTTCGGTGGCATCAAAATCGCCAGTCGGTCCGTTATTCCGGTCCCCTTCGCACCACCTGCCGGAGATTACACCATACTTACCGGAGACTGGTTCAAGCAAAACCACACT GATCTTAAAGCAATTTTGGACAATGGGCATGATCTTCCTTTCCCGGATGGGATCCTAATTAACGGGCGAGGATCAAATGGATTTACTTTTAATGTTGATCAAG GTAAGACTTACAGGTTTAGGATATCGAACGTTGGCCTTACGACGTCAGTCAACTTCAGAATTCAAGGTCATAAGTTGACTTTGGTTGAGGTAGAGGGAACTCATTCTCTACAAAATACATATGATTCGATTGACTTGCATTTGGGACAGTCTTATTCTGTATTAGTCACTGCTGACCAACCACCTAAGGATTATTACATTGTCGTCTCATCCCGGTTCACGACTCCGGTCCTCACAACTACATCGGCTCTACACTACAGCAACTCGGTCAGTGGTTTAGATGGGGCACCTCCTGGTGGACCCACCTTTCAAATTGATTGGTCGGTTAACCAGGCCCGATCTCTGAG GCGTAATTTAACGGCTAGTGGGCCCAGACCGAATCCTCAGGGTTCGTACCACTATGGGATGATCAACACTACTAGGACGATCCGGCTTATGAATACTGCACCGGTTATTGGTGGCAAGCAGAGATATGCAGTCAACGGTGTTTCCTTTATTATACCCGATACGCCACTTAAGCTTGCTGATTACTTTAAGATTTCGGGTGTGTACAACCTTGGCGGCATTCAGGACAACCCGAGTGGCGGTGCTAACCTTCAAACCGCTGTGATGCTGGCCGACTTTAGAGGGTTTGTGGAAGTTGTGTTTGAGAACCCTGAAGACACCGTTCAGTCTTGGCATGTTGATGGACATCATTTCTTTGTTGTCGG GATGGACGCAGGACAGTGGTCAGCTGCTAGTCGAACTGGCTACAATTTACGTGATACAATCTCACGTGTCACTGTACAG GTGTACCCAAAATCATGGACTGCAGTTTACATGCCATTAGACAATGTGGGTATGTGGAATGTACGTTCAGAGAACTGGGCTCGACAATATTTGGGTCAACAATTCTATCTTCGTGTATATTCACCTGCCAATTCTTGGCGAGACGAGGCTCCTATCCCAAACAATGTCCTCCTTTGTGGACGGGCTGTTGGACGTCAACCTTAA
- the LOC139897925 gene encoding L-ascorbate oxidase homolog isoform X3: protein MQRRNSWQDGVFGTNCPIPPGRNFTYNLQVKDQIGSFFYFPSLAFHKAAGGFGGIKIASRSVIPVPFAPPAGDYTILTGDWFKQNHTDLKAILDNGHDLPFPDGILINGRGSNGFTFNVDQGKTYRFRISNVGLTTSVNFRIQGHKLTLVEVEGTHSLQNTYDSIDLHLGQSYSVLVTADQPPKDYYIVVSSRFTTPVLTTTSALHYSNSVSGLDGAPPGGPTFQIDWSVNQARSLRRNLTASGPRPNPQGSYHYGMINTTRTIRLMNTAPVIGGKQRYAVNGVSFIIPDTPLKLADYFKISGVYNLGGIQDNPSGGANLQTAVMLADFRGFVEVVFENPEDTVQSWHVDGHHFFVVGMDAGQWSAASRTGYNLRDTISRVTVQVYPKSWTAVYMPLDNVGMWNVRSENWARQYLGQQFYLRVYSPANSWRDEAPIPNNVLLCGRAVGRQP from the exons ATGCAAAGGAGAAACTCATGGCAAGATGGTGTTTTCGGAACAAACTGCCCGATCCCACCTGGCCGAAACTTCACTTATAATCTTCAAGTCAAAGATCAAATTGGCAGCTTCTTTTACTTCCCTTCACTTGCATTTCACAAAGCTGCGGGAGGCTTCGGTGGCATCAAAATCGCCAGTCGGTCCGTTATTCCGGTCCCCTTCGCACCACCTGCCGGAGATTACACCATACTTACCGGAGACTGGTTCAAGCAAAACCACACT GATCTTAAAGCAATTTTGGACAATGGGCATGATCTTCCTTTCCCGGATGGGATCCTAATTAACGGGCGAGGATCAAATGGATTTACTTTTAATGTTGATCAAG GTAAGACTTACAGGTTTAGGATATCGAACGTTGGCCTTACGACGTCAGTCAACTTCAGAATTCAAGGTCATAAGTTGACTTTGGTTGAGGTAGAGGGAACTCATTCTCTACAAAATACATATGATTCGATTGACTTGCATTTGGGACAGTCTTATTCTGTATTAGTCACTGCTGACCAACCACCTAAGGATTATTACATTGTCGTCTCATCCCGGTTCACGACTCCGGTCCTCACAACTACATCGGCTCTACACTACAGCAACTCGGTCAGTGGTTTAGATGGGGCACCTCCTGGTGGACCCACCTTTCAAATTGATTGGTCGGTTAACCAGGCCCGATCTCTGAG GCGTAATTTAACGGCTAGTGGGCCCAGACCGAATCCTCAGGGTTCGTACCACTATGGGATGATCAACACTACTAGGACGATCCGGCTTATGAATACTGCACCGGTTATTGGTGGCAAGCAGAGATATGCAGTCAACGGTGTTTCCTTTATTATACCCGATACGCCACTTAAGCTTGCTGATTACTTTAAGATTTCGGGTGTGTACAACCTTGGCGGCATTCAGGACAACCCGAGTGGCGGTGCTAACCTTCAAACCGCTGTGATGCTGGCCGACTTTAGAGGGTTTGTGGAAGTTGTGTTTGAGAACCCTGAAGACACCGTTCAGTCTTGGCATGTTGATGGACATCATTTCTTTGTTGTCGG GATGGACGCAGGACAGTGGTCAGCTGCTAGTCGAACTGGCTACAATTTACGTGATACAATCTCACGTGTCACTGTACAG GTGTACCCAAAATCATGGACTGCAGTTTACATGCCATTAGACAATGTGGGTATGTGGAATGTACGTTCAGAGAACTGGGCTCGACAATATTTGGGTCAACAATTCTATCTTCGTGTATATTCACCTGCCAATTCTTGGCGAGACGAGGCTCCTATCCCAAACAATGTCCTCCTTTGTGGACGGGCTGTTGGACGTCAACCTTAA
- the LOC139897925 gene encoding L-ascorbate oxidase homolog isoform X2 → MMEQTTKMSSFLVSVLVLLVFQVTNGEDAYRFFSWNVTYGDIYPLGVKQQFPGPQIESVTNENLVVNVFNSLDEPFLLSWNGIMQRRNSWQDGVFGTNCPIPPGRNFTYNLQVKDQIGSFFYFPSLAFHKAAGGFGGIKIASRSVIPVPFAPPAGDYTILTGDWFKQNHTDLKAILDNGHDLPFPDGILINGRGSNGFTFNVDQGKTYRFRISNVGLTTSVNFRIQGHKLTLVEVEGTHSLQNTYDSIDLHLGQSYSVLVTADQPPKDYYIVVSSRFTTPVLTTTSALHYSNSVSGLDGAPPGGPTFQIDWSVNQARSLRRNLTASGPRPNPQGSYHYGMINTTRTIRLMNTAPVIGGKQRYAVNGVSFIIPDTPLKLADYFKISGVYNLGGIQDNPSGGANLQTAVMLADFRGFVEVVFENPEDTVQSWHVDGHHFFVVGMDAGQWSAASRTGYNLRDTISRVTVQVYPKSWTAVYMPLDNVGMWNVRSENWARQYLGQQFYLRVYSPANSWRDEAPIPNNVLLCGRAVGRQP, encoded by the exons ATGATGGAGCAAACGACCAAAATGTCGTCGTTTTTGGTGTCGGTGTTAGTTTTGCTAGTATTTCAGGTCACAAATGGTGAAGATGCATATAGGTTCTTTAGTTGGAATGTTACTTATGGTGATATTTATCCTCTTGGAGTTAAACAACAG TTTCCAGGTCCGCAGATTGAGTCTGTTACAAATGAGAATTtggttgttaatgttttcaatagtTTGGATGAACCATTTCTTCTTTCATG GAATGGGATTATGCAAAGGAGAAACTCATGGCAAGATGGTGTTTTCGGAACAAACTGCCCGATCCCACCTGGCCGAAACTTCACTTATAATCTTCAAGTCAAAGATCAAATTGGCAGCTTCTTTTACTTCCCTTCACTTGCATTTCACAAAGCTGCGGGAGGCTTCGGTGGCATCAAAATCGCCAGTCGGTCCGTTATTCCGGTCCCCTTCGCACCACCTGCCGGAGATTACACCATACTTACCGGAGACTGGTTCAAGCAAAACCACACT GATCTTAAAGCAATTTTGGACAATGGGCATGATCTTCCTTTCCCGGATGGGATCCTAATTAACGGGCGAGGATCAAATGGATTTACTTTTAATGTTGATCAAG GTAAGACTTACAGGTTTAGGATATCGAACGTTGGCCTTACGACGTCAGTCAACTTCAGAATTCAAGGTCATAAGTTGACTTTGGTTGAGGTAGAGGGAACTCATTCTCTACAAAATACATATGATTCGATTGACTTGCATTTGGGACAGTCTTATTCTGTATTAGTCACTGCTGACCAACCACCTAAGGATTATTACATTGTCGTCTCATCCCGGTTCACGACTCCGGTCCTCACAACTACATCGGCTCTACACTACAGCAACTCGGTCAGTGGTTTAGATGGGGCACCTCCTGGTGGACCCACCTTTCAAATTGATTGGTCGGTTAACCAGGCCCGATCTCTGAG GCGTAATTTAACGGCTAGTGGGCCCAGACCGAATCCTCAGGGTTCGTACCACTATGGGATGATCAACACTACTAGGACGATCCGGCTTATGAATACTGCACCGGTTATTGGTGGCAAGCAGAGATATGCAGTCAACGGTGTTTCCTTTATTATACCCGATACGCCACTTAAGCTTGCTGATTACTTTAAGATTTCGGGTGTGTACAACCTTGGCGGCATTCAGGACAACCCGAGTGGCGGTGCTAACCTTCAAACCGCTGTGATGCTGGCCGACTTTAGAGGGTTTGTGGAAGTTGTGTTTGAGAACCCTGAAGACACCGTTCAGTCTTGGCATGTTGATGGACATCATTTCTTTGTTGTCGG GATGGACGCAGGACAGTGGTCAGCTGCTAGTCGAACTGGCTACAATTTACGTGATACAATCTCACGTGTCACTGTACAG GTGTACCCAAAATCATGGACTGCAGTTTACATGCCATTAGACAATGTGGGTATGTGGAATGTACGTTCAGAGAACTGGGCTCGACAATATTTGGGTCAACAATTCTATCTTCGTGTATATTCACCTGCCAATTCTTGGCGAGACGAGGCTCCTATCCCAAACAATGTCCTCCTTTGTGGACGGGCTGTTGGACGTCAACCTTAA